The following are encoded in a window of Pseudobdellovibrionaceae bacterium genomic DNA:
- a CDS encoding OmpA family protein — MKKLILIAPALALALAGCQTTKDNPNTAKGAGIGAAVGGVVGAVVGHQTGKRTEGAILGAAIGGGIGAHAGQRMDKQAKELEKIAETKRTEQGLITKLKSDILFDTGKADLKPQAKNNINELAAIMKKYPENILTIKGYTDDTGSMKVNQPLSEARAKAVQDQLVAAGVPAPTTSSVGMGPQNPVDDAKTKDARAKNRRVEIEVTVDESKIPKT, encoded by the coding sequence ATGAAAAAACTGATCCTCATCGCCCCCGCTCTCGCACTGGCCCTCGCCGGTTGCCAAACCACCAAAGATAATCCCAATACCGCGAAGGGCGCGGGCATCGGCGCGGCCGTGGGTGGTGTCGTCGGCGCGGTCGTCGGTCACCAGACCGGGAAGCGCACGGAAGGTGCGATCTTGGGCGCCGCGATCGGTGGCGGCATCGGCGCGCATGCCGGTCAACGTATGGACAAACAAGCGAAGGAACTGGAGAAGATCGCGGAAACCAAACGCACCGAGCAAGGTCTGATCACCAAGCTCAAAAGCGACATCCTGTTCGATACCGGTAAGGCCGATCTGAAACCCCAAGCGAAAAACAACATCAACGAGCTTGCGGCGATCATGAAGAAGTATCCCGAGAATATCCTCACCATCAAAGGCTACACCGACGACACCGGCTCCATGAAAGTGAACCAACCCCTGTCGGAAGCGCGCGCGAAAGCCGTTCAAGACCAACTCGTCGCGGCCGGCGTCCCCGCCCCCACCACGAGCTCGGTCGGTATGGGCCCGCAAAATCCCGTCGACGACGCAAAAACCAAAGACGCCCGCGCCAAAAACCGCCGCGTCGAAATCGAAGTCACCGTGGATGAGTCGAAAATTCCGAAGACGTAG
- a CDS encoding CBS domain-containing protein, producing MKTARQLMTPDPRTVRSGDRLHEVMHFFLTYQVHYAPVLSPMGELLGLLSDISVVKASLRKYLSSEYGQSIYAHKDLFEPAMTVRDSAKLDEVVRVMMKASSRRVLVIDQGQQVAGIVSPRDIMKVLAGKTDQLQEMHTELKDLEFKTRQLELEVQSIQQLMGVYREIFEASPLIMHSVDEHGLIVMANRKAHEALGYYQGELIGKSIFDLYPHTVHELARQGLTTIKETGAHESTMTSMVRKDQSMVNVDLVSSALRSPKGVFLGTITAARPVEETRALLEAVQDLMSGKNPADGT from the coding sequence ATGAAGACGGCTCGCCAACTCATGACACCCGACCCCCGTACCGTCCGGTCCGGGGACCGCTTGCACGAGGTCATGCATTTCTTTTTGACCTACCAAGTTCACTACGCACCGGTGCTGTCGCCGATGGGCGAGCTCTTGGGACTTTTGTCGGACATCTCGGTCGTAAAGGCGTCCTTACGGAAGTACCTGAGCTCCGAGTACGGCCAATCGATCTATGCGCACAAAGATCTTTTCGAACCCGCCATGACCGTTCGGGATTCGGCGAAGCTGGACGAGGTCGTCCGCGTGATGATGAAGGCCTCAAGCCGCCGGGTTCTGGTGATCGACCAGGGCCAACAGGTCGCGGGCATCGTCAGTCCGCGCGACATCATGAAAGTGCTCGCGGGAAAAACCGATCAACTGCAAGAGATGCACACCGAGCTCAAAGATCTGGAATTCAAAACGCGCCAGCTGGAGCTCGAAGTGCAATCGATCCAGCAGCTCATGGGCGTTTACCGCGAGATCTTCGAGGCCTCACCGCTGATCATGCATTCGGTGGATGAACATGGCCTCATCGTCATGGCGAATCGTAAAGCGCACGAAGCGCTCGGGTATTACCAGGGCGAACTCATCGGCAAATCCATCTTCGATCTGTACCCGCATACGGTCCACGAGCTGGCCCGTCAGGGACTGACCACCATCAAAGAGACCGGCGCCCACGAATCGACGATGACCTCCATGGTCCGCAAAGACCAAAGCATGGTGAACGTAGATCTGGTCTCGAGCGCTCTCCGCTCGCCGAAAGGCGTTTTCTTAGGCACCATCACCGCCGCCCGCCCCGTCGAAGAGACCCGCGCGCTTCTGGAGGCCGTCCAAGACCTCATGAGCGGTAAAAACCCCGCTGATGGCACGTGA
- a CDS encoding TetR/AcrR family transcriptional regulator produces the protein MRHLSEEKRQLILAAALECFLHSGPKKTSMGQVARIAGLATGGIYLYYRDKDHLVQETALQFAEVHRLRVRDILDSPEAADEKLRAYVLERFDVWEKLSGPGLVEFTAAVLKSSGESLQKDTENWFRSIEGLLTEGVRTKLFRRLDVKRDAEIFLLAIMGFFPMPGLANPNRPGRAQLLKLVEWFIEQWRS, from the coding sequence ATGCGCCACCTATCCGAAGAGAAACGTCAGCTCATCTTGGCCGCGGCCCTCGAGTGCTTTCTGCACTCGGGCCCCAAAAAGACCAGCATGGGACAGGTCGCCCGCATCGCGGGGCTCGCCACGGGCGGGATCTATCTGTACTACCGCGACAAAGATCATCTGGTTCAAGAGACCGCCTTGCAATTTGCCGAGGTTCACCGCCTGCGGGTCCGCGACATCCTCGACTCGCCTGAGGCCGCCGACGAAAAGCTGCGGGCCTATGTCCTTGAGCGCTTCGACGTGTGGGAGAAACTTTCGGGACCGGGGCTCGTGGAGTTCACCGCGGCGGTTCTGAAGTCCAGTGGCGAGAGCCTTCAGAAAGACACCGAAAACTGGTTTCGCAGTATCGAGGGTCTGCTCACCGAAGGCGTGCGCACGAAGCTCTTCCGTCGTCTGGACGTGAAGCGGGACGCCGAGATCTTCCTGCTCGCGATCATGGGCTTTTTCCCCATGCCGGGCCTCGCGAATCCGAATCGGCCCGGACGGGCGCAGCTTCTGAAGTTGGTGGAGTGGTTCATCGAACAATGGAGGTCGTGA